In the genome of Acetobacter oryzifermentans, one region contains:
- a CDS encoding helix-turn-helix domain-containing protein, which yields MAADIMTIDEVADYLRINRKTAYRFAADSELPGSRVGGT from the coding sequence ATGGCAGCTGACATCATGACCATTGATGAAGTCGCCGACTATCTTAGAATCAACAGGAAAACCGCTTACCGTTTTGCTGCCGACAGCGAGTTGCCCGGCTCCAGGGTTGGCGGCACCTAG
- a CDS encoding restriction endonuclease subunit S, which yields MSAAGFLEKLLGGAEVAWEPLGEIASVQRGASPRPISKFITSDENGVPWIKIGDTAPKSKYVTKTAEKITPDGAKKSRLLSKGDFIISNSMSFGRPYILGIDGAIHDGWASVSEFKSKLNSDFLYHYLSSHSVQNYWLTKINSGSVSNLNSKLIQSLLIPIPCPNNPEKSLAIQGEIVRILDSFTELTTELTTELTQRKKQYNHYREQLLTFDEDEVKWKTIGEVFDMRAGRHINAKDIQSEPDDQHQIRCYGGNGIRGYVQEKSHDGDHLLIGRQGAWCGNVQREKGQFYATEHAIVVTADKGMDVDWAFHMLSFMNLNQYASTSGIPGLAVGNIKKLAIPVPPLREQVRVSAILDKFDTLTTSISEGLPREIELREKQYAWYRDQLLSFPKPDVESA from the coding sequence ATGAGCGCGGCGGGCTTTCTGGAGAAGCTGCTCGGTGGGGCTGAGGTGGCTTGGGAGCCTTTGGGGGAAATCGCTTCAGTACAAAGAGGAGCCTCACCCCGGCCAATTTCAAAATTTATAACGAGCGATGAAAATGGTGTCCCGTGGATTAAAATCGGCGACACTGCGCCAAAGTCAAAGTATGTTACTAAAACTGCCGAAAAAATTACGCCAGATGGAGCGAAGAAGTCACGACTTCTCAGTAAAGGCGATTTTATTATCTCCAATTCTATGAGTTTTGGACGGCCTTACATTCTGGGTATCGATGGAGCAATCCACGATGGCTGGGCCTCTGTCAGCGAATTTAAAAGCAAACTAAACTCAGATTTCTTGTACCATTATCTATCATCTCATTCTGTTCAGAATTATTGGCTCACGAAAATCAACAGCGGGTCCGTAAGCAATCTAAATTCTAAGCTTATTCAATCTTTGCTTATCCCCATCCCATGCCCGAATAATCCAGAAAAATCGCTGGCGATACAGGGGGAAATTGTCCGGATTCTCGACAGCTTCACCGAGCTTACCACCGAGCTTACCACCGAGCTTACCCAGCGTAAAAAGCAATACAACCACTACCGCGAACAACTTCTGACCTTCGATGAAGATGAGGTAAAGTGGAAGACAATAGGTGAAGTTTTTGATATGCGTGCAGGCAGGCACATCAATGCAAAAGATATTCAAAGTGAGCCCGACGATCAGCATCAAATTAGATGTTACGGGGGAAATGGTATTCGTGGTTACGTCCAAGAGAAAAGCCATGATGGCGATCACCTCTTAATAGGTCGCCAAGGTGCGTGGTGTGGAAATGTTCAGCGGGAAAAGGGGCAGTTCTATGCAACCGAGCACGCTATTGTTGTCACCGCTGATAAAGGTATGGATGTGGATTGGGCTTTTCACATGCTTTCATTTATGAACCTTAATCAATACGCCTCTACATCGGGCATTCCGGGGCTTGCCGTAGGAAACATTAAAAAGCTGGCTATTCCAGTTCCACCTTTGCGCGAACAAGTTCGAGTTTCCGCAATCCTTGATAAGTTCGACACTTTGACAACTTCGATCAGCGAAGGCTTGCCCCGCGAAATCGAGCTGCGCGAAAAGCAATATGCTTGGTACCGCGATCAGCTGCTGAGCTTTCCCAAGCCTGATGTAGAGTCGGCGTAA
- a CDS encoding type I restriction-modification system subunit M translates to MTGQEQRAALQRKIWDIANDVRGSVDGWDFKQYVLGTLFYRFISENFAAYIEADDESIDYAALSDDVITDDIKDDAIKTKGYFIYPSQLFANVADDANTNDSLNTDLAQIFAAIESSANGYPSEQDIRGLFADFDTTSTRLGNTVTEKNSRLAKVLKRVAELDFGDFHNSQIDLFGDAYEFLISNYAANAGKSGGEFFTPQHVSKLIAQLAMHGQKKVNKIYDPACGSGSLLLQAKKQFDEHIIEEGFFGQEINHTTYNLARMNMFLHNINYDKFNIQRGDTLTQPHFQDDKPFDAIVSNPPYSVKWIGSDDPTLINDDRFAPAGVLAPKSKADFAFVLHALSYLSAKGRAAIVCFPGIFYRDGAEKKIRQYLVDNNYVETVIALASNLFYGTTIAVTILVLAKNKTDTAIQFIDASGEEFFKKATNTNLMTDHHIARVMEIFDRKEDVDHVAASVPYETIVERGYNLSVSSYVEPRDTREVVNIDELNEEISATVEKIDRLRADIDAIIAEINA, encoded by the coding sequence ATGACCGGCCAGGAACAACGTGCAGCGCTACAACGGAAAATCTGGGACATCGCGAACGATGTGCGCGGTTCGGTTGATGGCTGGGACTTCAAACAGTATGTCCTTGGCACGCTCTTCTATCGGTTCATCAGCGAGAATTTCGCCGCATATATCGAGGCGGATGACGAGAGCATCGACTATGCTGCTTTATCCGATGATGTCATCACTGATGACATTAAGGACGACGCTATCAAGACCAAGGGCTATTTCATTTACCCCAGCCAGCTGTTCGCCAATGTGGCGGACGACGCCAACACGAATGACAGCCTGAACACTGATCTGGCGCAGATCTTTGCGGCTATTGAATCCTCGGCCAATGGCTATCCGTCTGAGCAGGACATCAGGGGCCTGTTCGCCGATTTCGACACGACCAGCACGCGCCTAGGCAATACCGTCACGGAAAAAAATAGCCGATTAGCCAAGGTGCTTAAGCGCGTTGCGGAACTGGATTTCGGAGATTTCCACAACAGCCAGATTGACCTGTTCGGCGATGCCTATGAGTTCCTGATCTCGAATTATGCCGCCAATGCGGGCAAGTCTGGTGGAGAGTTCTTCACACCGCAGCATGTCTCAAAGCTCATCGCGCAGCTTGCCATGCACGGGCAGAAAAAGGTCAACAAGATTTACGACCCGGCCTGTGGGTCCGGCTCATTGCTGCTGCAAGCCAAGAAGCAGTTCGATGAACACATCATTGAAGAGGGTTTTTTCGGGCAGGAGATCAACCACACGACCTATAACCTCGCCCGCATGAACATGTTCCTGCACAACATTAATTATGACAAGTTCAATATACAGCGCGGTGATACGCTTACCCAGCCGCATTTTCAGGACGACAAGCCCTTTGATGCCATCGTTTCCAACCCACCCTATTCGGTGAAGTGGATCGGTTCGGACGATCCGACCCTGATCAACGATGACCGCTTTGCTCCGGCGGGCGTGCTGGCACCCAAATCAAAGGCCGATTTCGCCTTTGTACTCCATGCGCTCAGCTATCTCTCGGCCAAGGGCCGCGCGGCGATTGTATGCTTCCCTGGGATCTTCTATCGCGACGGTGCGGAGAAGAAGATCCGGCAATATCTGGTTGATAACAACTATGTCGAAACGGTGATCGCGCTCGCCTCCAACCTTTTCTACGGCACGACCATCGCGGTGACGATCCTGGTCCTCGCTAAAAATAAAACCGACACGGCCATCCAATTTATCGACGCAAGTGGCGAAGAGTTTTTCAAGAAGGCTACCAACACCAATCTGATGACGGACCATCACATCGCGCGGGTGATGGAGATTTTTGATCGTAAGGAAGATGTTGATCATGTCGCCGCCTCGGTGCCGTATGAGACCATCGTGGAGCGCGGCTATAACCTCTCGGTCAGCTCCTATGTCGAGCCGCGCGACACGCGCGAGGTTGTGAACATTGATGAGCTAAATGAAGAAATAAGCGCCACTGTTGAGAAGATTGACCGACTGCGCGCCGATATCGACGCCATCATTGCGGAGATCAACGCATGA